TCCCAACCCCCTGGGCAGAAACTTTAGAAATTGATTCAATTGTACTGAGGACCTGTCTAGTTTCAAGTTAAAGATTCTGGGATTGCTGTCATAGTTAAGGTTGTTTTTTTGGGACTTGAAGGTTTCAACTTTAATATTAGTTACCAAGTTCTTATTATTTCTGAGTTGCTTGGTTGGAATTTTATGGTTTGCTTGgttatatatcaaattttggaTCTTTCACTTCCCAATTTCACTGTTCAACATACTGCTTCACAATTCAATGTATACTGCAGGTATCTGAATCTTCAATGGCGGCAATACTGGCTTCTCACAGCTGTTATTGCCACAATATGGAGTCAATAAATCAAGGAAGAGCACTACACAACCTCAGTTTCTCAAGCTCAATTTCTGCTCATAAAGCTTCAAAGTTTGACAGATCAACACATAATCCACCTAGGACTGATAAGTTTTACAAGTTTGATgtgaaaatgaaacaaaaagaatcaGTACCCTCAAAATTAGTTACCAATGGGCGAGCTGTTAAAATGGTACCAGCTAgtgaagtaaagaaaagaaagactcCATCCACTAATAAAGTAGATGTAGTAAATGGTTCAAGGCAAGTTGTTAATGGAGCAAATCTAGTTAGAAGACAATCTACTCAATCCCTTGTAAAAACCCCAAGAGTTAGGGATTCCAAAGAACTCCCACTGGTGGAGGAGCTGAAGGTTTTGCCCTCAGATGAAGGTTTCAGTTGGGCAAATGAAAGGTATAATTCGGTGCAAAGGAGTATAGATGTTTGGTCTTTTGTTCTATCTTTGCGTGTCCGTGTTTTGTTTGACAATGCAAAATGGGCATATTTGGGAGGCTTCACAGAAGATAAGCAGGTGAATTGTGGAACTTTACTGCAGCTGTTATTGCTTTCTGCTATGCTGACTCCTAATCATGATGACATAATACAGAgagttttttttctcattctggACCTGATCTCCAAGTAGTTCTTGGTTTCATGCACCTTGTTTTTCGTTTTGCCTCAAGTTTTTATAAGATTTCTTCTATATCagaaaaaaagaaggcaaaAGACTGCCTCATGGCTAAGGGAGTGTGTGCTGCAGCTTGGTCCAACTTTTATTAAACTTGGACAATTGTCTTCAACAAGGTCAGATCTATTCCCAAGTGAATTTGTGGATGAGCTTGCAAAGTTGCAGGTAGATTTTGATTTCTAGTGTAACAATTCTAAACATGCTATGTCTTCTCACATCTTTATGCATTAAAATGCTGACATACTGATATCTACATGATATGGTAatccttaattttttattttgtcttacTGAatgtatatgatttttaaatataattcaGGATAAGGTCCCTGCCTTCTCTCCAGTGAAAGCAAGAAGCTTCATTGAGAGTGAGCTTGGAGCTCCCATCAACATATTGTTTAAGGAGTTTGAGGACCAGCCAATTGCTGCTGCTAGTCTTGGTCAGGTGTTTGATTCATTTCTATATGTTGTACTTGATTAGTCAACGCTTGCAAATTGTTAGAAGATTTTCTATGATGTTTCACTTTAAGTAGCTTGAAGTATGTTATGATAAAATGTGTATATATCATACTCAACATTAAGACAATCCTCAGAAAAATCTGGATACATAGGACAGTTTTAgagaaggcaaaaaaaaaaaaaatttttgatggAATGATGGTAGCCTTATCTTCTCTTTCTTTAATGGAGGAAAACTTGGAAAATTCTGATGGCTGctcttatctttctttttggttgagGTTTATTGCTTCTACTTCTATGCTTATTTAAGTCGTAATTTATCAAGTTATGACCATTCATGATTTCTTTAGATTGGTTCtctgaatatttatttattccttGAGAGTTTTCACTTTTTCTGATTGAAATTTGAGAATCCTGTCTCTAGGTCCATCGGGCTATCCTTCATAATGGAGAGAAAGTAGTGGTGAAAGTTCAGAGACCTGGTCTCAAGAAGCTTTTTGACATTGACTTACGTAAGTAATGCACATTTTCATTCTAACCATGGTGATTTTTAGCTGCTTGTCATTATGGTATAATAGATGTTGTTGCTTGTTTTCTCATTTCCTGTTTTTTCTTTGGTCTCATGGTCTCATCAACCTTTTTTAGTATAAATTATTTACAGATGCATAGTAGACCAGTGAAAAGTTCTCTTATATTCATTTAAGAAAACGTGTACAGAACTGTTTACTAGTGGTAAACCTTTCAGCTTTTATCAATTTGGAATTGCAGAGGTTCTTTGATATTAAATTGCGCCACGGAACTTTGAATCGTTATTGGGAGTTGACTGCACAAAGGGGTACCCATGATAATTGTAATTAGAGAGTTACTCCAGGTGCGACTTTTTGACATGCATTAATAATGGGGTTAAGTTTTTTGTTGACAACCCAAATGATGGGATTTTGAGTGAGACACAACAGAAAACACCTGCAGTGACTACTGATTATCAAATATAAATCTTTGTGTGGTCATATGGATGATATTTTATTGACTGGCTGCTTCAGGTGTTGTGAAACTATAGATCTGGTTAAGTGACATGCTTTCAAATTTGTTGTATGTATTTTTGTGAAGACTCATTGGAATTCAGCAATTTTAGGTGTTTATCTTAATCTTTGCTGCTATCATTCAGGAAATCTAAAGCTAATTGCAGAGTATTTTCAGAGAAGTGAAACTTTTGGTGGTCCATCAAGAGATTGGATCGGCATATATGAAGAATGTTCCACGTAAGTAGCAAGCTTCTATTAGTTGCTATGTTAATTTCTTAAGAGATGCATTTTAGAGTTACAGTATGATGTAAATCGCATAAGCAAAGAGATAGGAACTATCTCTCTGTTAATTTGCCTGAGCACCTCAGATCCAAAGTAATGGCCAATTCTCGCATTTGTTGATGAATCTTATTTTATAATGATGCTTAAGATTCTGTTAGATTTTTTGATACGTACTTAACATTCTGTTAGATTGTaccattttaacaaatttattcATGAAAGAAAAAGTTTCAATGCTCCGCTTTGTAAGTTGTGATGCTCTAAAGATATTCTTGGGCTTGTGTTACTTACAGGATTTTGTATCAAGAAATTGATTACATAAATGAAGGGAAGAATGCAGATAGATTCCGCCGAGATTTTCGAAATATAAAGTGGGTCCGAGTACCAGTAGGTTTCTTGCATCAAGACTAAAGAGAACTAAGGCTTACATCATATAAACTTTCTATTTCCATCTGGTCGTTTATGACTACATAACTAGGGACTTAAAGAATTTATAGAAAGTATTGTAtgtttaaaactttatttacttgattttttttttttttttacgttatAGCTGGTTTATTGGGATTATACTGCCTCAAAGGTGTTGACCTTGGAGTACTTACCAGGTTAGAATCTGAActtatgcatttattttggtttaAGAGGATATCGCTTGTTCTACATTATTAAGCTAccttattgtttttattttggtgtGAAATTGTCTTTATTGTCACTTTCATGGCCAGGGATTAAGATAAATCGGCTAGATATGCTAGATTCACGGGGTTATAATCGGTCACGAATATCATCACGTGGTATTGAGGCTTACTTAATTCAGGTCAAGTTTCTTCTTATCTATACCAACTGATATGATTTAATTGTTCCTGATTTTGAATACAATGACTATTTTGTACTTGAAGCATTGCATAAATTCTTCAACATgcctcttttaatttttagactacAAGTTGATGTATGCATTAGTTGCTTTCTCATATTAGTGTACTAGTGTTTCAGTTACTGgagttttcccttttattttttcagatACTAAAAACTGGTTTCTTTCACGCTGATCCTCATCCTGGAAATCTTGCTATCGATGTGGATGAAGCAATCATCTACTATGATTTTGGTATGATGGGAGAAATAAAATCTTTCACCCGGGAGAGACTGCTTGAACTTTTCTATGCAGTTTATGAGAAAGATGCAAAGAAGGTCTGCTTTCAATCATTTAACATCATCATATGAAGCAAACCAGTTATGGactttttttgttcatttgtttatATTCTGGTaattaatttttactaattCTTCCCTCAACATGCAATGCCTGGAATGTATTTACTTTCAACCTATATCATGTCCTTCTGTGATGCAAAGATATTCAGGAATGCTTCACCCCCAATTATGAAGTTTGCATTATGTATGCAAAACATAGATAATAGTTATAGCTTTGATGATATTCACAATGAATCTCCCATTGCCAAATATTAGCATCATTCTTATATCAATATGCATGAAAAGGTCTGTAAAAATCCTTACTCTCAACTGGACATGTACATGAACATTATACGAAATAATTTTGTGCAAATTTTTCTTACATTACAATTAATAGTTTTAAAAAGCTGAAGCAaatagtctttttcttttcaaatatatcTTTTCTACTTAGGTGGTTTATGCATTAACATACTACATTATTATGCAATAAATGTCAATAGAAACACTTCAAGTACATTAGCTTGCCAGGTTTTGCTGTATTGGCTTAAACTGACCAGCAGCAACCATGCAGGTGATAAAAAGCCTTATAGATCTTGAAGCACTCCAGCCCACAGGAGACATGTCGTCGGTAATGGTCTTGCTATACCTAGCAACATTTAGAACAGAATTGATTTCTTGCATATTTGGGCTTCAAAGAAATTGGTATCATTCATCTCAGAAGTTAACCTCTTTTTTCCCTATTCCTAGGTTAGGAGATCTGTGCAGTTTTTCTTGGATAATTTGTTAAGCCAAACACCAGATCAGCAGCAGACTTTGGCTGCAATTGGGGAGGTATGCaaggattttattaaaaaacaaagaaccaTGTAAAACCTTAAATGATAAATTTGTGAATAATGGTAAATCACAACCCAGGCTGTATTTTATCCTTATAAAATTTGAGCTAGTGTTGACTCCATATTTAAAAAGGGGCAGAGAAACATATTAAAACCAGATATGATTGTGCTGACCACAAATTAATCAGGATCTTCTTTAGAGACAAGAAGGATATTATAGATATTTTGGTTGTTTCAATCTGTCTTTTAATGGTTCTGAGAAATTAAAATGTTCAGTTACCCACCCCACCacaacaaccccccccccccccccccccccaccccccccccaaaaaaaaaaaaaaaaaaccctggtAAATGGAATTGTGTCTTGGTGTCTTACATCATTAAGTGTGATGGAAAtgcataaattttgaattttctaattaatgTTGATCTGTTAGTAAGGGAAAACGTAAGGTGAtgactctttctttcttagtGGCACAAATGACACATTAATGACCACGGTGAAGTATGGTGGTTTTTTTGGCAGGATTTATTTGCAATAGCACAAGATCAGCCATTTCGATTTCCATCCACCTTTACCTTTGTCATAAGAGCATTTTCAACCCTtgaaggttctctctctctctgtgactTCACTACCAATATCTGAAATGTGTTTATTTAATCCTGATATATTGGAAGCTCTACCCAATCAAGCGGAACAAAACCAATAATTCTTTTTTCAAGCAAAGAAGTTTCAGAACTACTTTGATGTTTTGCCCTTTCCTGACTAACAATCTTTGCATACAGGTATAGGATATGTCCTTGATCCAGATTTTTCCTTTGTAAAGATTGCTGCGCCATATGCACAGGTTCCATACCTTTGCCAAACAATTATAATTCACACCCTTGCTCATAACAgcctttttagcttttagccaCACATTTAAAGTGTAGCTCTAATGCTCCACACTACGTACAGGAGCTTTTGGATATAAGACAGAAGCAGCGGTCTGGGACACAACTTGTGGAGGAAATTAGGAAGCAAGCTGATGATGTACTGCATCTTATTTGTTTCCCCCGTTCTTTCAGTTTCTTGTTCTGGTTTTAGCAAaatagatacttttttttttttctttttcatgtccTGTTCCAGGAAAGTTTCAAGTGAAGCCACTTAAAAGAGTATAACATAATGTTAAATGTCCATACACATTGTCATTAATAGCATCTATGTATACATTTTCAGGCCAGAACATATACCATGTCCATGCCATACAGAGTTCAGCGGATAGAGGAATTTGTGAAACAGCTTGAGTCAGGGGACTTGAAACTCCGAGTCCGGGTGCTTGAGGTATCTCTCAACACTTTCAGATGATATTTGTTAGATATTAGTACTTTCTATAATAATAATCCATTTTTGTAGATCTCGTGCACTCAAGAATCCTTTTCAAGGGTCAAAATAGGTTGTTGGTTCCTAAAATTTAGACAATGGACCAGTTTAGTCTTGaactttaaagtgtttttttttagtccTAACAACTAAAAAAGGTTTTGCTTTTAGTTCTTAACAAATTCAAAGTGATCACATTTAGTCCCTTGATGTATTGAATGTATTCAATGGAATGATATAGTGTCAGTTTTTAGTTTGGTCAAGTCATCTAAAGAACTAAAAACGATCATTTAATAAACTTCAAGGATAAATCACTCATAGGTCAAAGTTTACGGACCAACTGtatatttttcccttctttttatATAGGAGTTCTAACATATGCTTCTTTCTCTATTGAAATGACAAATCTATGTTTTCCAGTCCGAAAGAGCAGCTCGAAAAGCAACCGTACTACAAATGGCAACTATGTATACAGTGTTGGGAGGCACCCTTGTAAATCTTGGGGTCACTTTCAGCAGTCAAGGTAGTCAATTGATTGCAAATGGATCATTCATTGGTGCAGGTAACCAGAAACTTTCACCATCAAGACATTGTTCTTCTCATGCTTTATCTTTGTTTTACATCCATCAGTTCATGTGCTGAAAATCATTTATTTGTCAAAATGCAGGAGTTTTTATGGCATTTCTTGTTAGGTCCATGCAAAGGGTGAAGAAGCTTGATAAATTTGAGAAGATGATATAGTTTCTTTCCTAACACGTCAATTCTTCCTTAGATATTTGATACATATTAGTcaaagtctctttttttttttcacatgcaTACCAGAGCAGTATGCATTGTATACAGAACATGattaaatagggaaatgcctcCCTGCTATAGATTAAAAACTGTACAAGGGAGATAAATTGAAATTCTTAGGCATATATGTGACTTTaaatgttttaataaaaatataccaGCAGGTTCAGtttatttttaatctatttCAACTTCAAATTAATTCTTTAGCCATTATATGTAGTTTCTATTTCACCACATCAAATTTTTAGGGAACCAATAACTGAAATCGGAAGCCAACAATTGAAGGTGAAATTAAACTTTTAGTATAACTATAAGTTATGTTACAtcacttaatatattttttactaaaagtgaAATTAAACAAATCCATCACTAGATTAGATTTTCCACTTATACTCaacatgcttgtaaaatttcaaaatgatttgAGATCAATAACCATGTcatttataaaatgtttaaaactcaatatttttatttaaaattgtgcataaaatatggttttcaagatcaaatagtaaataatttccaattggcatgaaatttggTACCCATGTTAAGAAATTATCTAACGGtgggatttttgaaatattaatccaataaaaagttattatataaTCTTTGATGCATGAGACACCTTATCCTTATCCTCCCAAAGGCATTAGTGCAATGACCATGGGTTGTGGCTGAATTTATCATATGTAATTCGATGAGGTACAATCAGCTTATATTTAGACAAGTTATGATCTGATTGGTTTCCAACAAGGCAATAACATCAACACAGGAGGTTGATAATATTGAAAAAGAATTGATCTCTAATAAGACTGTCTATCTTTCCTAGAactcaacacacacacacacacacatggagagacagagacagagagtgCGATGCAAAGTTTGACATTTTCTGATCATCAATTTTATACTTTGGTGTCTAACCAAGAACCTGCACCACTTCTTCAACATGAGTTTGCTGAACACCTCTAATCAATAATAAGTTTACACTGCAACTGGCTTTCCCTCTATGGTACGTCATGCAGCTGATGATTTCACAATGCAACTACCTTAACAAGTTAAAAGCTGGAATAGGTCCGAATAGgaggaacaaaagaaataatgaGCTATTATCTGAAAATGACACGACGTTACATTCTTAATCATTAGTGGACTTTACAATGGATAAAGGAATTTTTCAATATCATTGCGTACAGAAGGAACTCAAGTTTTTAACATTACATtcttaacatcacttttttaacctatcgaaaaaataaaaatctttaaaataaaaaataaaataaattcatatcaTTGTTGCATACAGAAGGAATGCaagttacttatcaaaaaaaaaatacagaaggaATGCAAGTTGTTGCCAAAAGAAGGCTGGAAAAATTGCAAACAGGAATCAATGAAATCAATGTATTCCTATTACTAAGTTCAAGATTTACCAAGGAGCACTTTCACTATTATAACAAGAAATTACAGGTTAAATTCAAAAGCTCAATTGGCtgtaaaatgaacaaaaaaatctAATCTTCTCAGAGCAATAACTGCTAACTTAAGCAGAGTCAAACCTGTAAATTGTAATCAGATTATGAGTCAATGGACTAATCTACTCATGCAACATAAATGTTctgaaatgaagaaaataagttttcattaccttcttttttcttgttgcTAGATGAAGATGCCAGGGATCGAACCAAGGACATATGCCCACCACAAGGGTGGAATTGCCATCAGACCAAAAGGTGATTGGCAAATCATTACCTTTAGCAGACTAGCATTTATGTTGCCTCAGTTGGAAGCAACAATTTTCATGGCTGCAGAATATAGTAAGCAGCCACTTGGAGTGACAACACAGCACTGGGAGCTAGCATGCCTAGCTAGCCCCATTTTTGGTGTTCTCTTGAGGCCAAAGCATCTCCAATGAGTATAAGGGCCACAATTACTAAGCACCACAAAGGAGAAGCAATATGGCAGTTTTAAAATTGTGCCAACCTGAATAAGAACTTCTCTATGCCATTTGATTTAGGAGCTTGTTGGACTCCTCAGGCTTCCAACCATGTTCATTATGACCTAGCAAGTCAGTTAAGCTCACAGAATTTGAAACCCATCCGTACCCCAGCATGCACTCCAAAACTGCTGCAGCTTTCTCCATATTGCCAACTCTTTGAAAACCACAAGCTATGGTTTTACATGTAGCAAAGCTGAGCCTATGCCCTCGCTCTCCCATTTCGTCAAGTAAAGTTAATGCTTCCGAAAATTCTTCTTTTGTACATAACGCTTGTACTAGAGCATTGTATGCGCCAAACTTCATGGACATACCCATCTTATTTAACTCGTCCCTCAACCTCAACGCTTCCATCAAGTTCCCTTCTTTACAGTGAGCATCAATTAATTCATAGAAGGTGATCTTGTCAGGCTTAATCCCCTTGGCTACCATCTCTTCAAATAGAGAGAAAACCTCAGATCCTTTTCCTATTGAGTTGTAGCCATGAAGAAGTGACGAGTAAGTTCTGGTGGTTGGTACTAGACCCTTTGCATGCATTTCCAAGAAGAGCTTTCTTGCTTCCTCCATATTCCGAGCCTTACAATGCCGATCAATCAGAGTTGTGTAGGTAACGTGGTCAGGCATGACCCGCTTTTCTAACATTTTCTCCAACAAATTACTTACTTCTGGTAGCTTTTTACTCTTGCAGAACCTATCAATCAAAGTGTTGAAAGAGAGACTAGTAGCAAAGCCCTTATGCAGCATATCTAGAAATAGTTCCTGAGCTTTCTCCAATTTTCCTTCTTCACAGCATCCACTGAGAAGGACATTGTACACAAAACTATCCGGAGGGATACCTCTTAAGGGCATTTCATCAAATAATTGTAATGCTTTATTTACATTACCGGATTTGCAATAACCATCAATGATTCTAGCATATGTCACACCGTTGGGAGTCAAGCCTCTATCCAAGATGCTAGAAAATAACTCATTAGCCTTTTCAATGTCACCTGCCTTTTGTAGCCCACCAATTAAGACATTATAAGTAACAATGTTTGGATTTATGCCTTTTTTGCACATCTCTTCGTGAAGTTGAAAAGCCTTCTCTACATCACCCTGCTTGCAGAAACCAGTCATGAGAGAGTTGTAAGTGAAAACATCAGGAACCAAACCCTTCTCACTAAGCTCTGAGAAGATCCCAAGAGCTTCTTCCATTTTTCCATTCCTTGAGAGACCAATGATAAGCACACAGTAAGTTTTAACATCTGGTAGAAAACCTTGCGCCAGCATAAATCTGAATTTTGAGAAGGCTTCTGTTATGTTCCCCTCCTTGCAATGCCCATCAATCAAGGCTCTATACATTACATCATTAGGTACTACACCATGACCTAGCATCTCACTGTAGTACCTATCAGCCATCTGCATCTCCCCAGACTCACTATAACCAAAGATGAAAGCTCCATAAATATATGCATTTGGCTCTAATCCTCTGTCCAACATTTCTGCCAAGTAAGTCCTTGCTTCTTTCATCTTCTTAGCTTTACAAAGTCCTATTATGAGAGAGTTGTAGCAAAATACATCAGGAATAATCCCACACTCTTTCATCCTCTCCAACATTCTTCTTGCTTCTTCAAATCTACTTTCCTTAGTGTGTGCTGAAATTAGTGCTGTATAGATAATGGCATTTGGCTTCAAACCCCTTGTAATCATTTCCCCCAGTACAGTATTGGCCTGTTGGAGATTTCCATACTGACAAAGCCCATTAATTATTACACTGTAAGTTACCTTTGTGGGTGCCaagttcctcttcttcaactCATCAAGCAATTCAAAAGCACGAATCATATCATGCTCCCGACAGTAACCCTCAATCAACCAACTGTAAATTCTTGAATCAAGTCCTATGTCAGTCCTTATCAATTCATTCATGACTTCCCTTGCCTTCTCCATCTTACCAGCCCTGCAAAGCCCATTAAGAAGCGTGTTATATAAGACCCGATCTATCTGAATGCCATGAGTAACCATTTCATTCTTGATTCTCAAAGCCTCTTCTACATCACCTTGTTTCACAAACCCATCAATCAAAGCATTATACCCAATCAAATCAGGCCTCAATCCCATATCTCTCATTTCCGACAAAACCAACTTCGCCTCTCTTAATCTCTTTTCCATACAATACCCATTGACAAGAGTCACATAAGTATAACAATCAGGGCCCAACCCCTTCTTAACCATAGACTTCTTCATCTCAATAGCTTCGTCAACACGCTGTGCTCTACACAAACCATGAATAACCACATTGTAAGTAACCAAATTCGGGATGCAACCCTTTCCACCCATTTCCGAAAACACCCTCTTCGCCTCATTAACATTCCCAGCCTTAAAGTGGGCATTGATAACAATAACATAAGTATACACATCAAAAGCAATCTTCATCTCCGACATTCTATCACAAACCTTCTGAAACATCTCCATCTTATTCACCTTCAACAACTCTCTCAACAATGAATTACAACACAACATACTAGGCATAACTCCAACATTTTTCAAACCCATGAACACATTAACAGCCTCATCTATAAAACCCATTTTCCTATAACTACCAACTAACATATCAAACACAAAAGCATTAGATTTAGACCCAACATCACATTTTCTATAACAAACATTAATAGCACCCAAAACATCACAAGAAGACTTACAAATTCTTATCATACGCTCCAAAATCTCATTTGCAGGTTCATAAAGCTTAAAGTTGCAAAGAGAAACAAGAAGTAGAGATAAGATATCCAAATTCTGAAAGGTACCCATTTTGTGTTCGGACCAGAGGAAGAAGCTGAGGAGTCGGGTCGGGTCAACAACCCGGTTCTGGAGCATAAAGGAGCGGATCACATCTGGGTTTAGCTTGGTGGGCAAGTCGGAGGAGTCTAAGAGGAGCTGCCAATTGTTGTGGGTGAGAATGGTGGTGATTTCTCGGACAGTGTCATGGATTTGTGAGGTGGAATAGTCCACGGGTCTGAGAGAAACGGGTCCGGGTTTGGTGATTGAATGTTTGTGTTGGGTTGAGAGAAGATTGGTGTTTGTGCGTTTGAGTCTCCACATGATGTTGTTGAGGTTGAAGAGGAGTGAGTGAAGCTCTGAACTCTCTGCATTCGGAGGAAACAGGAGAAAGAAAGAGGCAAAATGCGTTGCGTTTGGAGACAGGGTTTGGGGTTTttttaccttcttctttttttttgtcttttttattattgttattttttaagacTATCGATTagttagaaaatattttcctcattttttgaGGGTTTGTAGGGGATTCTGAAAACTTAGGAAAATTGAAATCATTTTTGGTTGAAAAGGAGAGAAACACTAAGTTCAGGTTGAAAATTGTTTAATGCTTTTTTATGgatgtaaaacattttcaaccaaattcaataaaatactaaaaaataattttagaaatccAAAAATATTCAAGATGATTAAAAtgaataccctcaaaaccttcaaatgatcaaaaatatcatcaaaacctaaaaaatgataaaaataattcaaaaacctttaaaatgaccaaaatacccaaaaatcatctaacattacaaaaacaaatttaccaaaaatctccaaaattacaaaaaaaactCAAAG
This genomic stretch from Quercus robur chromosome 4, dhQueRobu3.1, whole genome shotgun sequence harbors:
- the LOC126720936 gene encoding protein ACTIVITY OF BC1 COMPLEX KINASE 7, chloroplastic, translated to MAAILASHSCYCHNMESINQGRALHNLSFSSSISAHKASKFDRSTHNPPRTDKFYKFDVKMKQKESVPSKLVTNGRAVKMVPASEVKKRKTPSTNKVDVVNGSRQVVNGANLVRRQSTQSLVKTPRVRDSKELPLVEELKVLPSDEGFSWANERYNSVQRSIDVWSFVLSLRVRVLFDNAKWAYLGGFTEDKQKKRRQKTASWLRECVLQLGPTFIKLGQLSSTRSDLFPSEFVDELAKLQDKVPAFSPVKARSFIESELGAPINILFKEFEDQPIAAASLGQVHRAILHNGEKVVVKVQRPGLKKLFDIDLRNLKLIAEYFQRSETFGGPSRDWIGIYEECSTILYQEIDYINEGKNADRFRRDFRNIKWVRVPLVYWDYTASKVLTLEYLPGIKINRLDMLDSRGYNRSRISSRGIEAYLIQILKTGFFHADPHPGNLAIDVDEAIIYYDFGMMGEIKSFTRERLLELFYAVYEKDAKKVIKSLIDLEALQPTGDMSSVRRSVQFFLDNLLSQTPDQQQTLAAIGEDLFAIAQDQPFRFPSTFTFVIRAFSTLEGIGYVLDPDFSFVKIAAPYAQELLDIRQKQRSGTQLVEEIRKQADDARTYTMSMPYRVQRIEEFVKQLESGDLKLRVRVLESERAARKATVLQMATMYTVLGGTLVNLGVTFSSQGSQLIANGSFIGAGVFMAFLVRSMQRVKKLDKFEKMI
- the LOC126721604 gene encoding pentatricopeptide repeat-containing protein At5g61990, mitochondrial-like; amino-acid sequence: KITIIKKTKKKKKVKKPQTLSPNATHFASFFLLFPPNAESSELHSLLFNLNNIMWRLKRTNTNLLSTQHKHSITKPGPVSLRPVDYSTSQIHDTVREITTILTHNNWQLLLDSSDLPTKLNPDVIRSFMLQNRVVDPTRLLSFFLWSEHKMGTFQNLDILSLLLVSLCNFKLYEPANEILERMIRICKSSCDVLGAINVCYRKCDVGSKSNAFVFDMLVGSYRKMGFIDEAVNVFMGLKNVGVMPSMLCCNSLLRELLKVNKMEMFQKVCDRMSEMKIAFDVYTYVIVINAHFKAGNVNEAKRVFSEMGGKGCIPNLVTYNVVIHGLCRAQRVDEAIEMKKSMVKKGLGPDCYTYVTLVNGYCMEKRLREAKLVLSEMRDMGLRPDLIGYNALIDGFVKQGDVEEALRIKNEMVTHGIQIDRVLYNTLLNGLCRAGKMEKAREVMNELIRTDIGLDSRIYSWLIEGYCREHDMIRAFELLDELKKRNLAPTKVTYSVIINGLCQYGNLQQANTVLGEMITRGLKPNAIIYTALISAHTKESRFEEARRMLERMKECGIIPDVFCYNSLIIGLCKAKKMKEARTYLAEMLDRGLEPNAYIYGAFIFGYSESGEMQMADRYYSEMLGHGVVPNDVMYRALIDGHCKEGNITEAFSKFRFMLAQGFLPDVKTYCVLIIGLSRNGKMEEALGIFSELSEKGLVPDVFTYNSLMTGFCKQGDVEKAFQLHEEMCKKGINPNIVTYNVLIGGLQKAGDIEKANELFSSILDRGLTPNGVTYARIIDGYCKSGNVNKALQLFDEMPLRGIPPDSFVYNVLLSGCCEEGKLEKAQELFLDMLHKGFATSLSFNTLIDRFCKSKKLPEVSNLLEKMLEKRVMPDHVTYTTLIDRHCKARNMEEARKLFLEMHAKGLVPTTRTYSSLLHGYNSIGKGSEVFSLFEEMVAKGIKPDKITFYELIDAHCKEGNLMEALRLRDELNKMGMSMKFGAYNALVQALCTKEEFSEALTLLDEMGERGHRLSFATCKTIACGFQRVGNMEKAAAVLECMLGYGWVSNSVSLTDLLGHNEHGWKPEESNKLLNQMA